The nucleotide sequence gtgtacaaaacggacaatctctttcgatgtatcagagtttcatacggaaactcgtctgttacaaagggattcatttttttgaacttatttgaagtccatagtttttctatgttcaaaatgcaccattcaaagccacatcatcaatttacaaccctttctgactagatttgttatttttcatgcatttactgattattttgagctataagacaatgaaactgaaaagcatttgaaatgaactctgaaaaggttccaagttgtcatggtatcatcatttcacccacgtagcatgtgcgagaaagtagaaagggttacgacaaaaactggatacacttcgtgtacaaaacagataatctctttcgaagtatgagggtttcatacggaaactcgtctgttacaaaggatttcatttttttgaacttatttgaagtccatagtttttctatgttcaaaatgcaccattcaaagccacaccatcaatttacaaccctttctgactacatttgttatttttcatgcatttactgattattttgagctataagaccatgaaattgaaaatcatttgaaatgaactcttaaaaggttccaagttggcatgatatcatcatttcacccacatagcatgtgcgagaaagtagagagggttacggcaaaaactggatgcacttcgtgtacaaaaccgacaatctctttcgaagtatcagggtttcatacggaaactcgtctgttacaaagggatttcattttttttgaacttatttgaagtccatagtttttctgcgttcaaaatgcaccattcaaaaccacatcatcaattttacaaccctttctgactacatttgttatttttcatgcatttactgattttttgagctataagaccatgaaattgaaaagcatttgaaatgaactctgaaaaggttccaagttggcatggtatcatcatttcacccacatagcatgtgcgagaaagtagagagggttactgcaaaaactggatgcacttcgtgtacaaaatggacaatctctttcgaagtatcagggtttcatacggaaactcgtttgttacaaaggatttcatttttttgaacttatttgaactccatagtttttctgtgttcaaaatgcaccattcaaagccacatcatcaatttacaaccctttctgactacatttgttatttttcatgcatttactgattattttgagctataggaccatgaaattgaaaagcgtttgaaatgaactctgaaaaggttccaagttggcatggtatcatcatttcacccacatagcatgtgcaagaaagtagagagggttacggcaaaaactggatgcacttcatgtacaaaacggacaatctctttcgaagtatcatggtttcatacggaaactcgtctgttacaaagggatttcatttttttgaacttatttgaactccatagtttttctgtgttcaaaatgcaccattcaaagccacatcatcaatttacaaccctttctgacttcatttgttatttttcatgcatttactgattattttgagctataagaccatgaaattgaaaagcatttgaaatgaactttgaaaggttccaagttggcatggtattatcatttcacccacatatcatcattaatagaagttcatcatcacattaaaaccaaagtacatacatagttctcattgaacaatatatagctctccagagcatctaattaaaccatacattgaaattatgtaaaacatttcaatgcaacaacaaatgcgatcatagtCGCAACCAAGGTAAgaactgatccaactgcataatgataccaagactCGGTATGAattgcatattttctaatctttttaatcttcaaccgcattgcatccatcttgatcttgtgatcatcgacgacatccgcaacatgcaactccaatatcatcttctcctcctcaatttttcttattttttccttcaagtaattattttcttctttaactaaatttaacctcttgacaatagggtcggttggaatttccggttcaacaacctcctagatgaataaaatctatgtcacattgatcggcataattgtcataaacaataaatgaaccaaatagttatgaaaagataatatataccacatctgaatcatagacatgacgagggccgacgggggcggataccaaaaccatcgcactatataataacaaggaataataaaagtaagaaaattagacaagtatctatctgaagtaagaatttttttcattcagaaagaagataagaacaagaggctcaccacggtgttgccggcgacgagatcggcgcgggtgattgacggtggtgaagacggggatgggacgtgacggacagctaaacctagacaaatatcggggaaaatggagctcggaggtcgagtttcgagaggagaaagattaactagtgtgtctggggcatttcatcgaacacctcatatgcataggaggtgaactagagcacccaaatgccctcccctcgccggcttgaAAAAAcatagcactgtggagtgctctaccgcggcggtgggtatatataggcaagttatttgtcccggatcgtggcatgaaccgggactaaagacacgccttctgtcccggttcaagccacgatccgggaccaatggttgtgggccaggagcgaggcccattggtcccggttcgtgcctggaaccgggacaaCTGGTtgcatacgaaccgggaccaatgcccacgaggccccggccggccccctgggctcacgaaccgggtctaataccccccatgggtcccggttcttgaagaaccgggactaatgggctgaccaggCCCGAacgatagccctgttttctactagtgaaatgcACTGAACAATGCATAGACCATATTATACTACAATGTTGTGGTGCTCCTAGTGCACTGACCAAGCCGAATGGTGCACCAACAAGTCGGAGCCGACAATGGGCAGGAAGGACGTTCGAGCACTCCAACTTCTTGTGATGGGGGAATTATGAAAGCACCACAACAGAATTGTTTTTGATGGAGTGATGCCATCTGTAGATCATGTACTATGCAGCGTAGACGTAGAAGGTAGAGCATGGAAGCAAGCAGGAATTCTCAAAGGAGAggtggacgccttctttggggcgGTGTCGGTGTGGACTAGTGTGAGAAGTTAGCTAATGTGAGGGTGTTTTTAGGTGGAGTTTGGTGttatgtagtaatatgtaactgCCAATCGTTGGGCGCTCTTTACCCCATCTTCATTTTAAATATATAGTACAGAtactcgtgcatattcgagaaaatcTCAGCATCTCCATTCATTTATATGAGTTCTAAGCACTctatttttataggaaaaactctGTAAGCACTACACGGACAGACAAGGGTTGAAAATGAGTGGACTAGCTGCGCTCCTTGCAGGCATAGCCAACATGGTGACACCCTGTTCTTGCTGATGCTATTTAGAAATATAGAGGATAAGTGGTGACAGTGATGGCAATATATGCCAAAAGGAGAAAAAGACACCATTTGATGGACGAAAGCAATAACACTTCATTTGAGAGTTGCCTCCATTTCTTTCTTTCTTGGGCAACGTATACATCTCAGCACCACCATACGGCACTGAATCAAATTTCCTCTTTTCCTTTAGGTAAACCCAACCTCAAATCAAATAATAAATAATACTACCACAagtcaataaataaagaattaattaattaattaatgttttAGGTGTGGAGGATGGGCGGGCTGCAGTAGGCCCCGCTGAGCCAGCCGTCGGTGATCTGCTTGTAGGCGGCCTCGGTGAGGTGGATGCCGTCCCAGCTGAGGTGGTCGGCCGGGCTGGcgcacgccgccgcgcccggcATCCCGCACCTCGCGCTGTTGGCGTAGTTGTACTTGCCTCCCCCGGAGCCGCAGCACGCCTCGAAAACCGCGTTGAAACCTGCAGCACACACAGCACAACACCGTTGCCAGTTAGCTACGTACTCCTACTCTAGTTGATTGATCACTACCTAGAACGTGCATCAACAGTGCCCCGGTCGGCGCCGGtgctccatgcatgcatgcatgtggaggCATGTGTTTGTTGGGCGTGTCAGCCAGTGCCGATCCACCATTACTTGGCCATATTATGCCAGCTCTTCCTAGATCTTCTTTTTCaatgattttttttgaatgattttttttgaatgatTTGAAGATCTTCTTCTACTCGTCGCCGCGCGGGACATGCAGGAATCTCACATGCAGGGACATGTGCCCAGAGTGGGCAGTAGCTAGCACCACACTGATGCCGATGCTGACAGTGACACTAGTGCCGTGTCCACTGCTGCTAGCTCGTGCACGAACGCGGAATCTACCCATCCACACGTTATGCGTGGCTTGTCTCTCCCTGGCGTGTTAGTTAGACTTATTGCTGAAACAAGATGCCCAACGGCTAGCTAAGACTTATCGCGTGCGCACGTACCGTATTTGCTTGGGTTCTGGACCATGTCGTAGACGGCGGAGTAGAAGTCGGCGTACATGATGCGCGCCGCCCGGCCGTAGCGCTTCCGGAGGCGGGCGATCTTGGCCTGGAGCAGGTTGTTGTGGAACGTGGAGAGGTCGTTGAACTTGCGGAGGCAGCCGAGGCTGTCGTAGTCGGCGCTGCTGTTGGTGCCGTAGACGGTGAGGTAGATGGGGAAGCAGCCGATGGGGAGCACCCCGGGCACCACCACGTCCCTGGCCCCCATTGCCACCACCTTCTCCACGCCCCTGATGATGGTGTTGACGATCTTGGTCGTGTACCTTCCAAAGTTTTGAATAGCAGGCTATCATAAGTAGCGGTACTACTCATCCAAATCGGCTATATGCCGGTGAAAAATCAGGCTATAGCGCGGACAGGATTTCATTTAGCTAGCGGCACTCCGTTCGAACCGTTGAAACATTGGTACCTGCTCGCTTGGTCCGGGTTGTAGTTGCCGAACAGCATCGCGTTGTAGTCGTTGCCGCCGAACTCGCCGAACACCACCAGCGAGTCCCGCAGGTACCGCATGCAGTCGTTCCCGCACACGGTGGCGGTGATCTGCTGGAACCACTGGATTTGGAAGCTGATGTTGGCAAGAGCCTCTCTCTCTCGCCTAGTTCTGGGTggatacacacacgcacgcaagcTGTTCGAGCAAAATGGACACAAGCAAAAACAGAGGAGGAGCAGAGCAGCACACACACAGGTTGGTTTTCCAGGCAACGAATGCCCTTTTTCCTTTACTAAACCAGCGACACACTCCGGCTCTACTCTTTTGGTGTCCAGTTACAGAAACCAACACCACTGTAGCCATACCAGTGCACGCACACAGCCCACACTCTGCTACAATACTTGGGTACACACTCAGTACACCCACTACGTGAACTGATGGTTGCAACAGATGCAGTTCACcatcactccactcacccacagtGCACCAACACATGGGCACCTTCCAGGTTTTACCACGACCATATTACAACAGGTTTACACAACTAACAATCTTCCTCCTAAACCTTGTTGTCTTCATTTGACAACCACCATGCCAATCCTTCGTCTGAGCTCCAGGAACTTCAAACGCCCAAGGGGCTTGGTAAGTAGGTCTGCCAGCTGATCTCCCGTTGGAACATAGTTCACCCCGATCTTGCCATTCTCCACAAAGTCCCTGATAAAATGATAACGTATATCGATATGCTTACTGCGATCATGGTGAACAGGATTTTTGGCCAATGAAATAGCCGACTTGTTGTCAACCAACAACTCAACCTGAACTGGCTGCTTCCCTTCCATCTCAGCAAGTAGTTGTCCAAGCCACAAACCCTGACAAGCAGCACTAGCGgcagcaatatattcagcttcacATGATGAAATTGCAACTACTTTCTGCTTCTGGGACAACCATGTAATTGGACTCTTGCGAAGGAAATAGAGTACTCCAGTTGTGCTTTTTCGGTCATCAACATCTCCACCGTGATCACTATCAGAGTACCCAAGCAGGCTGGGCTTTTCTCCTTTATTCTGAGAGTATTTGCATCCAAGGTTCAGAGTTCCACGGATATACTTCAGAATTTGTTTCACCGCTGCCATGTGCTGGGAATTTGGGCTCTCCATGTATCGGCTTACAACGCCAACAGCATAGGAGATGTCAGGTCTGGTGTTAACCAAGTACCTGAGGCTTCCTACTACACTCCTGTAGTATGTTGGATCCACTTTGGGTCCTTCTCCATTCTTACTTAACTTCAGCCT is from Triticum aestivum cultivar Chinese Spring chromosome 1B, IWGSC CS RefSeq v2.1, whole genome shotgun sequence and encodes:
- the LOC123144713 gene encoding GDSL esterase/lipase At5g45910 translates to MGTMSSPSVPAQKQQLLLCLAVLLLAGAASAQAQKYNAVFNFGDSITDTGNLCTSGKPTEITFTQPPYGETYFGTPTCRCSDGRVIVDFLSTKFGVPFLPPSKANGTDFKQGANMAITGATAMDAPFFRGLGLSDKIWNNGPISFQIQWFQQITATVCGNDCMRYLRDSLVVFGEFGGNDYNAMLFGNYNPDQASRYTTKIVNTIIRGVEKVVAMGARDVVVPGVLPIGCFPIYLTVYGTNSSADYDSLGCLRKFNDLSTFHNNLLQAKIARLRKRYGRAARIMYADFYSAVYDMVQNPSKYGFNAVFEACCGSGGGKYNYANSARCGMPGAAACASPADHLSWDGIHLTEAAYKQITDGWLSGAYCSPPILHT